The genomic stretch gaagagagaaacagagaagagagggagaagtgaagagagaaacagagagagagtgagagagtgaagagataaacagagagaagagagagatgaagagataaacagagagagatagtgaagagagaaacaggagagagtgagagtgaagagagaaagcgagagagagagtgagagagtgaagagagaacagagtgagagtgagagagtgaagagagaaacagagatgagagagagagtgaagagagaaacaagagaagagagagtgaagagagaacagagagaagagaagcaagagaagaaacagagagagagtgagaagaagtgaagagagaaacagagagagtgagagtgagagagagagagtgaagagaggagaaacagagagagaggagagtagaagagagagaagcgagagagagagagtgaagagcaagagaagcagagagagagagagagagagtgaagagagaacagagagagagagaagtgaagagagtgaagagagaaagcagagagagagagtgaagagagtgaagagagaaacagagagtagaaagatgagagagtgagagagagaagcagagagaagagtaagagaaacagagagagtgagtgagagagtgaagagagaaacgagagagagagagtgagagagtgaagagagaaacagaagagagagagagagtgagaagaagtgaagaaagcagaaacagagagagtgagagaaagtgaagagagaaacagaaagtagagagtgagaaagtgaagagaagaaagcagagagagagtgaatgagagaaacagagagagagtgagagagtgaagagagaaacagagagaaacagagagagagacagagaagagagaaacagagagagagagtgatgagagaaagagattgagacagagaagagagaatgagggaggaagGATCGACCAGCTTGCACTCAGCAGCAGCCTACCCATCCTTCTTGTAGAATTCCAGCATCATGTTGTCAGTGGCAACGCTGAGTGGGCGTCTGCCATGGTCATGCGGCAGCTTGCGTTCTGATTGGTCCATGTCTGGCGAAGGCATGGAGCTGTAGTTTGAGTTGTGGTTGGTGTGTACGGGACTGCCGTAGCAGCCCGTCAGATTAAACTCAATATctataggagaggaagagagaggaaccaATTAGGTCAGGATCCTAAAGACAGTGTGTGTtgcaggtatgtgtgtgtatgtgtgtgtttaagcatgcatgcatgtgagtgtgtgtgtgagatgtgtgtgcctgcgtgtgtgtgtgtttgcaggtatgtatgtgtgtgtgtgtgcatgtatgtgagtgtgtgtgtgtgggtgggtacatgtaagtgtgtgtgaatgagtgagcgtgcgtgtgtgtgtatgtgggtgggtgggtgcatgtaagtgtgtgtgagtgagcgtgtgtgtgtgtgtgtgtgtgtgtgtgtgtgtgtgtgtgtgtgtgtgtgtgtgtgtgtgtgtgtgggtggtgtgtaagtgtgtgtgtgtgtgtgtgtgtgtgtgtgtgtgtgggtgggtgggtgggtgcatgtaagtgtgtgtgagtgagtgagcgtgcatgtgtgtgtgtgtttctcacctCCAGGGAAGAACCAGTCAGCGTGCTGTATGATGGGTTCTATGATCcccactatctgaagagacactGTGGTCATCATCTCTGTCATGTTCCTGGAAAGAACACACACTCAGTGAGACAACACTTGATTTAACTTGggagtttgcacttttgggattaTTCGATAGGTTACCGAGCAAAGTGAACCACATGCTTCAAAAGTATTTCAAGGTTCCTCCGCAGACAGTCAAAAGACCACTAAAATGTTGACTGATAAGGTAGCGTATtttgaggagatagagagagagatacagagatacagagagagagagagagagagagagagagagagagagaagagagagagagagacagagagagatacgagagagagatacagagagagagagagagacagagagagagagagagagagagagagagagagagagagaagagagagagagagagagagagagagagagagacgagagagagagacgtagagatgagagagtgagagagagatacagagagagatacgagagagagagagagagagaagagagagagagagagagagatacagagagatacagagagagagaggagagagacagacagagagagagagcgagagagagagcagagagagagagagagagagagagagagagagagagagatgcagagagagagagagagacgagagagagagagatacagaagagagatacagagagagagagagagagagagagagagagagcagagagagagcagagagagacagagagagagatacagagagatacagagagagagagagagagagagagagagagagagagagagatacagagagagatacagagagagaggagagagacgagagagagagagagagggagagagagagatacagagagagagcagagagagagagagagagatacagagagatacagagagagagagagagagagagagggagagagagagacgagagagagagatacagagagagatacagagagagagagagggagagagagagagggagagagagagagggagagagagagagggagagagagagagagagatgagagagagagagagagagagagagcgaagagagagagagagatacagagagagatacagagagagagagggagagagagagagagaagggaggacaggACACGTACCCACTCTCGTTGGAGTGGGTCCAGAGCAGGTTGGGACCCAGAACTATGGCCATGTTACCAGGAGTCATCTTGTTGGAGTCCTGATAATCTCCTAGCTTGGCTAGGAACTTGATTAAGTATCTGATAGGAAGAGGAGAAATAcacactcaatcaatcaatctatcaATCAATAAATCACTCAATCACCACATGCTTTACAGTAACCAGACCTGGAACCTAAAGACCAAGCAGCATCACAGTAACCAGACctgaaaatcacacacacacctgaaatcacctgaaatcacacacacacaccacacacacacacacacacacaccacacaccacacacacacacacacacaccacacacacaccaccacacacacacacacaccacacacacacacacacacacacaccacacacacacacacacacacacacacacacacacacagatgttctCTGTTGGTTATCAATATTTTAGTGAACTCTGTCACAGGGCCTCTATCactgataggaggtccaagtcacagagactctatcactgataggaggtccaagtcacagagactctagccctgataggaggtccaagtcacagagactctatccctgataggaggtccaagtcacagagactctatccctgataggaggtccaagccacagagactctatccctgataggaggtccaagtcacagagactctatccctgataggaggtccaagtcacagagactctatccctgataggaggtccaagtcacagagactctatccctgataggaggtccaggtcacagagactctagccctgataggaggtccaagcCACAGAGACTCTATC from Oncorhynchus gorbuscha isolate QuinsamMale2020 ecotype Even-year unplaced genomic scaffold, OgorEven_v1.0 Un_scaffold_10332, whole genome shotgun sequence encodes the following:
- the LOC124030272 gene encoding rho GTPase-activating protein 44-like, whose translation is MTSELYEDWIQASNIQDMDKRLQALLAACEKLPTDNFNNFRYLIKFLAKLGDYQDSNKMTPGNMAIVLGPNLLWTHSNESGNMTEMMTTVSLQIVGIIEPIIQHADWFFPGDIEFNLTGCYGSPVHTNHNSNYSSMPSPDMDQSERKLPHDHGRRPLSVATDNMMLEFYKKDG